The genomic interval CAGTTTCCTTGTGCAATGCAGTTACCCAAGGAAGGCAATTCAATCATAACAAGTGATACCCCCTTCTCTCAGGGTGTCTATAGAAATGCCATCAATACATTTGCTGAGAGGCACCATGCTGCTACTCTGCAGATAATCCTTTATCATTTTTCATGCAGCAGGTTACTGCTCTGACATATCTGCTGTCTCTACTATTATACATGTCTTAAGGAAACTGAATTGGTGCACTAAATGGAAACTGTTGACTGAATGAACTATGACGATCTTGGTAATAATATGCTTTTCAAAAACATGATGGATTGTTTTGGCTGGAATGAAACCTACTGTATACTGTGAGTGGAGTGGCAGCCTGGTCAAGATAAAACCGTAATTCTTTGGGTTATGCTTTATACTTCAAATTAAACTGGATTTTTCTTTCAATTCTCTTCTTTGTTCTCAGAAGCATCTATCAACATCTCTCATTCTTACCACTGTTagtctttctctgcttttactctttcttgctctctgtctgttatCTCCAGGTGTTTCTGCCATGTCCTCCCTCCTGTCCCTGGCCTGGGTGCTAGCCTCTTACCACAAACTCCTGCGTGATTCACGTGACGACAAGAAGAGCATGAGTTACCGAGGTGCCCTGGTGCATCTGTTCTGGCGCCTTTTTACCATCTCCTCACGGGTGCTCTCCTTTGCCCTATTTGCCTCTGTTTTCCACATCTACTTTGGCATTTTTGTGGTGCTCCATTGGTGTGCCATGGCTTTCTGGGTCATCCATGGCGGCACCGACTTCTGCATGTCCAAGTGGGAGGAGGTACTGTTCAATATGGTGGTGGGTGTGGTCTATGTCTTCTGTTGGTTCAATGTACGTGAGGGCCGGACACGGTACAGAATGGTGGCCTATTACACAGTAGTACTGTTAGAGAATGCCATCCTCAGCTCCCTTTGGTATGCGTACCGCGACCCAGCCACCACTGACGCCTATGCCTCTTTTGCCCTCTGTGGCGTCTTCCTGTGCTTTGCCTCAGGTGTGGCCTGTATAGTTCTCTATTACGGGGTCCTACACCCCATGGGCCCCCGGCTGAGGGTGCTGGCCAGCTCCTGCTGCGCTGAGCTGCTGTGGGGCCTTCCGTTACCCCCCGAGGCTGAGCCCATGGCTCCCACACCAGGCCCCCGTGGCTCTCAGGCCACCCCCACACGGGGTCTGGCAGGGGAACACGTGGAGTCCGACGAAACAGCCACGGACACCTGCCTTCCGGTTTTCCAAGTGAGGTCCACAGAGCCCGTGGATGCAGCTGGCAGGCCCATCCGGCCTGAGGGTCCTCTCATCAAGATAGACATGCCCAGAAAACGCTACCCAGCTTGGGATGCACACTTTGTGGATCGGCGCCTGCGCAGGACCATAAATGTGCTGCAGTACATTAGCCCTAATGCGGTGGGCATCAGGTACAGGGACGGTCCGCTTCTATATGAACTCCTGCAGTATGAATCCTCCCTCTGAAGGCATCCTCTCCCACAGCTCTGTCACCTCCTCTTACACACAATGATGCACATGCGtttcctttctttcattctgctcttcctcctctccagatAATATCTCTCTCCATTTGACACTCTCACAcctgctctctccttctcccccctTCAACCATTCAATTTTCCTGCAGgagatgtgtgttttgtcaacTGAAAATCTGTCAAGacagtctgaacacacagtcatgatttatttttggaaaaaacatacagtacagagagaaaattaTGAACCTAACGTATCTTATGTGATATATTCAAAAGTCTCATATAAATCCCTCTACATTGATAGAGGAGGGTTCTGTATGAGTGTGTAGATAACATATGAATGTTTCATtatgaaatgtgtttaatgcaTTATACTGTATTGGTGATTCAACCTGTGAATACTTGTGAAGGGCATATTGTATGTCCCTGTGACATGGGACTGGTGCAAAGCCTGATGGGAATGATGGAGGAGAATCTCACAGGGGGCAGGTCTTTGCACATCCCAACATTTACTGCCATTCTTTATGTAAATCATTGAAATGTACGATACTGTTTACCAAGTCCTTAGCCCGTGAATTACAAAGCACTGTCATTACTATCATGATAATGTAAATTCTACACAGGACACAATCAAATATGTGTCTGGGAGAGGCaattcaaaacagatttttcctcTGTGAGCTCACATGGCTCAAGTGTATCCTGGCTGTACTATTTTTGTTCAAAATCCTAAATGGTAATCACATCATGtatggaagaaaaaagaagcacacTGACCTTCAATCAGTTCCACTCACATATTCAATTTTTCCAGTGCAGACTGCCCTCCAGTGGAGGCAAGCTGTAAGAGCATGCCTTCCTTGGCCAGTTTTGCCCGAAGTTGTGACAGCACAAAAATGTTAAGATAACCACTtgaggtgggaaaaaaagaaacacagtaaGAGGAATGTAGAATGTAGTTGAAATGAGCACAATGTTTTCTAAATTGGTGGATAGAAAATCATAGTAAAAACATTCCAAagactttttttaaagattGT from Lates calcarifer isolate ASB-BC8 linkage group LG7_1, TLL_Latcal_v3, whole genome shotgun sequence carries:
- the xkr6b gene encoding XK-related protein 6b, which produces MYLGIQSHRQKENQRRFYWAMMYEYADVNMLRLLETFLESAPQLVLQLCIMIQSNKAEWLQCVSAMSSLLSLAWVLASYHKLLRDSRDDKKSMSYRGALVHLFWRLFTISSRVLSFALFASVFHIYFGIFVVLHWCAMAFWVIHGGTDFCMSKWEEVLFNMVVGVVYVFCWFNVREGRTRYRMVAYYTVVLLENAILSSLWYAYRDPATTDAYASFALCGVFLCFASGVACIVLYYGVLHPMGPRLRVLASSCCAELLWGLPLPPEAEPMAPTPGPRGSQATPTRGLAGEHVESDETATDTCLPVFQVRSTEPVDAAGRPIRPEGPLIKIDMPRKRYPAWDAHFVDRRLRRTINVLQYISPNAVGIRYRDGPLLYELLQYESSL